The Ostrinia nubilalis chromosome 19, ilOstNubi1.1, whole genome shotgun sequence DNA window CTACCCTACTTGTTGTTCctgtaataaaatttaaatttaactaCCCCTTATCTAGTTTATTAGATATTGTCTAACCAgctaacaatattattatgtgtcaACATTTTttgatttatgtatttttaacaattttatttccaGTCCTGTTAAGAGCTATTCACAAGCTGGGCAAGGAGAGCAGCAACTTCTTCTCGTCCATCAACAAGCTGTATGCTGCCACCGGCAAGCAACTGATCAACGACGAAAACCTTATTAATGCTAACATGCACAATGAGAGTAAGTGATgtaatataaattgtttgtgtctCTAGATTCTGCCTCACTCCCTCTGATTATGAAAATTCCCGTTATGTCTATTTTTTTGGACATGAGCAAAGCCTTCGATTTTGTGGATCACCTTAATCTACTGACAAAGCTGGAATCGGTCGGTATAAGAGGGACTACACTTGaatggtttaaaagttatttacaaAACAGACAACAATGCACCGAaataacaaaaattttaaaatctgGAAAAAGCtacaataaacaaatctttagATCTAAATTTAGAAAAAACGAGTACGGTGTACCACAAGGGAGCAATCTAGGACCCTTGCTATTTTTGATCTACGTAAATGACTTACCTCTGGCTACAGCACAAAGATGTATCTTGTTTGCTGATGATACAACAATTATAGTCAGAGGTGAGGATATTGGCGAATATGGGATAAATGCAAACAGGGCCTTGGTGGATGTTATAGCATGgttaaagaaaaataatctgaatgttaatttattaaaaacaaattttatccAATTTCATTCATACAGAACACGACACAGAATATAGACATAAATTACTTGGACGACAATATAACGGAAACAAATAGTGTAAAATTCTTGGGGCTACATATAGACAAATACTTGAATTGGAAGGGCCAAGTCGATTCTATATGTAAGAGACTAAATCGTTTCGTGTATGCATTGAGACGACTCAGGAATACTGTGTCACTCGAAGCAGCAGTAACAGCCTACTATGGCTATGTTTCCTCAGTCTTGAACTATGGCCTGGTCCTGTGGGGCAATTCCGTAGATATTGAAAGGGTGTTAAAGCTCCAAAAAAAATGCATACGGGCTATGACCTATGCACTGCCTACGGACAGCTGCAGACCATTGTTTAGAATACTCAAAATTCTTCCGCTGACTTGTATGTATATACTGAAGGCGTGTTTAATGGTAAAATCACACCcagaatattttcaaaaagtaaCAGAGGTTTCTGTCCGGCCGCAAAGAGCGCAGTACGTAAATCTCCTGTACCAACCACCATGTCGTTACGATATTTACAAAAGAAATGCATATAACATGTGCATTAAACTATTTAATAATCTTCCTGACTATATTAAGCTGCTACATGGTAGGGAATTCAAAATAGGGTTGACAAATTGGTTACatacaaattgtttttattcacTTAAGGAATATTATGACTGGAGGAATTATTCTGACTAAGCAAATTAGGtatatgttatttaaattttaattaataataaattgacttGTGTAAAACATTTAGAAATTAGGTAGATgatatttaaattttgattaataataaattgacttATGTAAAACATTTGCATGCTGGTTCATATCTGGCGAATGTGTCCTGCTCCATTTCATTATGTAACAtctaatgtaccacattctgcaaataaataatttgaatttgattctTCTAAAGCAAATTCTTCTAGTTTAGTCCAAGAAAAGCCTCTCTTCTCTACGATAAAAAATCGTAACCTAATCTTCGACTTCCGAATAAAGACGTATCAACGCACGATATAATTGTAATCCataatagtagggaatttagtgcaagaacccctccactttggtatagaaggctcatttttgcaacagtggttctttgggtccccctgagtggatttccgtcggtagacatcgggagccccccctgtggtagcagggggagggggggcaagtttccttctgccgcgcttcactctaaggcccatatctttaaaactattagtattagggcaagtgtggtatcattttcagatAACTAAaagatggcgaattcatttctagaacaaactttttgccttttcatacaaaaaaatagaaatattgagcaaaattcacaaaaaccaaaaagtatttttttaaataaacgtcgtttacttttaaaccactggagataatctaataaaaaaaatatgtcctgaaagctacatttatcaggattataaatatataccattgtatggtacttttttcgcaaaaagtaggtgaaaaaaattttttcttcaggacacagcgggcgaattttattgcgcattggaaaaaaatatttattttatccatgaattcatactatttggttcataagcaagtaaggattattattttagaatttatttagagttgctggcacatcaatctaccatgattagtattttttcttcaattgattttgaactctatgtgagagacataaggttgaaaatagcttaaatacattttaatattgaaaatatcataagaagaaagcactaaataaagaacttgaatatgtctaaacgtctaatgattattattattttaattaacacttttatttctacatactatagTACAGTGATTTaatggaaaggtaagtgtgaggaaaatgaggatTGATTGGCTACGGTTCTGATCATTTTAGTTgatttttcagacagcaccagcttcaccagcactacttcttgcactcaCATCTTACCATTTCCAGGAAAGCTttggcagctacgggcaaatcggtccataagtataggctccatgttgctatcgactctggtccacccccaactagtcggataaagggaagactgagtcgtttgtttgcaactgatcctatacgcgaagcCCTTgatatacaaaattttgaataacttgaaaaaatcctaAGGATAAGattactgcccttgatatactgccagaaCAAAACAAAACCAATGGATTAATAAGATAAGTGGAAAAAAACAGTGGATTGTTAAATGGATCGATCTTGAACAAGAGACGacgaaaagaggaccaaaatcccaacataacagcctaatctggtttactgacAGCTCCAAGATGGCCTTTTTAACAGGAACGGGCGTCTACTGAAACACTTCGAATTCTGTGAACGCATAAGGAGGAAGaagaattctacgctataattatgtgtgcactaaagaacaggggcgtaaaaaacgcaatatttacatcctgagcCACAgccatggccataatatggcatgaggtatgcttttagataaaggtactatcagttctgaccaAATAGGTATGGTCTCTGACCTTGTCTCGCTaaactgtcggctctctcattgcattcgatctgtgtatgtccaggtatctcACATCAGGTCCCccttccgagtttgttcatctttaagatctCAAcgttcactgaggcgatggctttgcttgagtgctgcctggctggctcaggatgtaaatattgcgtttttacacccctgttcttatatccaagaagcacagggctgaatgggaaagctccaacgatataagcctctccaaatcattcctaaagggaaatacaaggtcatggagaaaactcattaagcggaaataaaaggtcagcccaagcaattacgggtacgcaaactgggcattatggaacgaaccacatatccacaaaatgggcctaactacagaagacagctctcgagcatgacgtggaatacatgtggggtccatgaaacacttaatactcTAAGATgagtctgcttgggtcagcatatccggcatcagaagactattaGGTGACTTCCACTCAGatgcttaattcacctaatggataggatttttttggatgataagGAATAAAAAAGGAagcataaagatcctaatgagtcgctgtggactacgcttaggtgtggccctacataagataacccagacagctttgtatcagcattggctactggcagtatattaaggagttcgcgtataggatcagttgcaattgcaagcaaccgactcaatcttccctttacccgactggttgggggtggaccagggTTGATAGCAACAtagagcctacatggaccgatttgccagtagctgccgaggcttgcctggaaatgatGAGATgctagtgcaagaagtagtgcagaagctggtgctgtctgaaaaaacaactaaaacggtcacagccatagcctttgtgctaaaaatatctcccgtactatgattgtcaATCTCCATTTTCCTTACATTtgcctttccgttaaatcactggtacaatagtattttgaaataagtcttaattaaaataataataatcattagacgatTAGAcatattcaaattctttatttagtgcttgcttcttatgatattttcaatattaaaatgtatttaagctattttcaaccttatgtctctcacatagagttcaaaatcaattgaagaaaaaatactaatcatggtagattgatgtgccagcaactctaaataaattctaaaataataatccttacttgcttatgaaccaaatagtatgaattcatggataaaataaatatttttttccgatgcgcaataaaattcgcccgctgtgtcctgaagaaaaaaattttttcacctactttttgcgaaaaaagtaccatacaatggtatatatttataatcctgataaatgtagctttcaaaacatattttttttattagattatctccagtggtttaaaagtaaacgacgtttatttaaaaaaatactttttggtttttgtgaattttgctcaatatttctatttttttgtatgaaaaggcaaaaagtttgttctagaaatgaattcgccatcctttagttatctgaaaatgataccacacttgccctaatactaatagttttgaagatatgggccttagagtgaagcgcggcagaaggaaatttgccccccctccccctgctaccacagggggggctcccgatgtctaccgacggaaatccactcagggggacccaaagaaccactgttgcaaaaatgagccttctataccaaagtggaggggtctccatacaaatcattgcactaaattccctactataataattatattttatacattaagttatttcaTTCAATGTTCCAGTACCTCTCTCCAAAAATGACTCAGCCGACAACATGCTGTCTTGCAACGAAACAACTTCCGAATGTACCGAATCAGAAAGCAGTGAGCAGTACTTCGAATGCAATGACAACGCACCGTACATGGAGCGTATGGAAACCATCAACGTCATAGACAGTTTGCAACAGCCTTTCAAATTCGCtgacacaatcaacaaaaatggGAAAAATGGCAGCGCTGAACGCGATTCTAACGTCAAAATCGACAACGACCTCTCCAAAGTAGCTTACAAAAGAAGCAGCTCGGTTCCGAAAGCTGATGATCGTTTACAACACTTGCCCACTAGAAGAATCAGCTTAGAACACAAGATAGACATAGGCGATGACACGGAACCACCGTTGATCATCGATTCCATGTCTCCTAGTGGCAGCATGAACACTATCGCCGAAGTCATCCCTGTAGCCCTACAGCCAAGGTTGGAATTAACTGGCGCGAGTGGTACCGACTCCCAGGAGAGCTCGCCAAACGATCCTCCTACCGAAATCCATTTGATAAAAGACGAGCTCAAGTGCGAAGTAAAAGCGTCGCCCAGCGAAATATCGCCACCTCTAGCAGACACATTGCCTGAAACCGAGTCACAAAAGCAATCTCCAGATACGccaaaagaagtgaaaaagaGTCAAAACCTATCTACAGACTTTGACTTGAGTGAGCAACTGCAGAAAATCTTGGGAATATCCTCTGAGAAGACGCGCGGGGACAAAGACGCGGACAAGAAGAATGAACCTGCGAAAGAGGTGAAGATTTCCGATGAGAATCTCGTGAACAAGGTGCCCTCAGTCAAAATTGATTCGCCTGAAGGAATCAagactaggtaggtatttctcATTATGTTAAATCAATTTAAAAGAACTATATTATGCATACTTTCTCTTATTCCGATTTTGATATAAAAACAAGTTTGTGAGGATGGTTAGGGATGTCTATGATTATTTCACGAAAAACGCATTTTGATGCCACATTACTATAATGTCTATGCCTCtgttttttattgatgtaaGCTATAATCTAAATAAGACCCCTTTTACGCAATCCCACATAGGATACCATAATAAACTTATTCTCCTATGTCAATGTTCTTTTTAataccatattattatttgctaaaaaaataatgacttgttACGCTTTATAGGCTGGGCGCggtggacatgagctcccccaAGAAGACGGTGACGCAGGTGGAGACGGTGGAGCGGCACGTGGCCTTCGGCTTCAAGGCGGCGCTCGTGCGCACGCTCGCCAACCTCTGCTGGAAGAACCAGGAGAATAAGAAACAGGTGGGCACAGTTATTGCGATAAGACCGCTTAAATGCTTGTGAAGTTTAACCCCTTACAGGGCTGGATTTTGAACATTATTGGTCCGGTTTGAATCCCTAGACAAAGTTGAAAAGGTAATCAGCTCAGACGTTTTTTGTGAGTAGTGTATTGAAGCGACTTCAGAATTATAACTGTCTAAATGTAAAAAGAATGGTACATTGTCTAGTCCCTCTAGACTCGTTGTTTCACATCTCTTTATTACCATGTGTACCTTCCATAGTCCATCAGACTTAAGCCATTAATATTATACAATCATTTTTGAGCAATTATTTAAGTCTTTTTTGtctaattatgtaaataatatgtGTTTTTCAGATGCGAGAGTTAGAAGTGATTCCAGTTCTGATGGACTGCTGCAACATTGACGCGCGAAATCCACGTAtccttttacatatttttttaatttgaaaataacatTTACAGTAAATAAATGGGAGTGAAAGTTTACAAATCGTAACTTGATGACATCAAGTTATAAAGATTACAAGTAATTTGCTCGACGATATGTGTGATGCATGATAATGTTTAACATTTCGTAAGGAGTTCATTTGTCGATTTCTCTTTCACTTACATGACTATCAATACTTtttaaactcatgtatgtattACATATTGCCAAAAATACTgctactataatattatgacTAAAAATTGTTtccttacattttaaatattaacagTAATCATGCAATGGGTCATATTCGCTGTCCGGAACTTATGCGAAAACTGTCCAGAAAATCAGGTAAGctataattcttaatttaatacAATAACCTAATGAGCTAAATTACCCTATCGAAATTAGGATTTGCCGCTTTCTTATATCTCTAATTAAAGTACTTTAACGTACGGTTTATGTGTTCAGTTTGCGTGTAACTTATATTAAAAAGTGTATGTTCTGGTTTTTCAGGAAATCATTTCTAAAATGACGTTGCAAGGTCCAGTGGACAACGAAGTTCTGCAAGAGATGGGCCTCACCCTTCACACCGATTCCCAGGGCAATTCAATAAAGGTCGTCCCGCTGCCAAGGAGCTAAGTCAGTcataaatattatacctacGTTGTTAATATTATATAAATCTGCTTATAGCAGGAAAtcatgtaatttattattagaaaTGCCAATACATAAGTATCCATAAATTACACAAGGCGTAATTATTCTAAAATCCTCAAGAGACTAGTAAAAAATTTTTAAGTTCGGGATTGATTTTGATAATTTTTGATGTGTCTCAGTATTGTCCAAAAAGTGCACTTTCTGTTACACGATTAACGGTATTAAGTAACAGAAACCGTTATTTGGAAGTAAAATTTCTGAACGAAAGGGGAATGACCTATTGACATTGTCAGTTTGACATTTCGTTTGTTGTGCTGTATTTATCAGCTGTATTACTGCGTGTTTATTTCCCCAAATCCTGTGAAAATACGCCTTCAAAATGGTCAAAATAGCTCTGCAGATCAAGGCGACACTCGAATGTATAGATAAGCTGTACACCAACCATCCTCACTACCAGTGGTTTCTGAAACTGCGGTGTAGCTACTGTGGGGAGACTTCTGGCAAGTTCCACGACCTCACAGAAGCAGACAAGGTGCCGCTAAAGCACAACAGGTCCGAGACTCATCTGCTGATAAAATGTAAACTATGCTCGAGGGAAAATAGCATGGATATTATTGAAGGAACCAACGGTAAGTGAATTTTAGGTTatgttttcataaataaataaagtttgtgATAATCAGATCGGCAGTCATTGTTAAATCGAAGGAGATCCTTAAAACCTAGAGAGAATAGTCATGTATGTAATATACCAATAGatatattaattaaagaataaaatgtTGGAAGACGTcctggttaaaaataaaaaaaacttaagtatATTTTGATGTAACATTAGTATCATTACTGAATCTCTTCctatcaattaatttttattttatttcttgattTGCCCCTTATTACCTTATTTATTACAACTTAACATTGTCTGTAATTTTTTAGGTGTATTCACAAGTGACGATGCAAACAAGTTCAAAACCATTGTGATGTTTGACTGCAGAGGAGTAGAACCTATCGATTTTGAGCCCAAGTCAGGATGGATTGCTGAGGCAGAGAATGATGGTACTATTGCTTATTTTTTCCTTTCAATAACTTTACTCATACTTTATCTCTGCATCacctttaatattttattttgtatgtgcatgttaaatatttcattatgtaattttgttaaacaatGTATGTGACTGTGTGcggtaaataaatgtttacttaCTTTACTAATTCCACCCtcttacaatattttatgaatttttatgatACAATGTTTTGAAAAACAGTTCAAATTACACCCAGAAAGAAAATACATAGTTTTGATAATTGCTTTTTCTATACTACTTTTCTataaatttttgtaaaataatatttcattaaattacttatttatgtgGATGTTTCTTTGCATTTAtagaaattaatgttttttttttccaggCAAAAAGTTTGAAGATGTGGATTTAAGTGAAAAAGAATGGGCTGATTATGATGAAAAGAACCAAACCTCAGTTGGTGTGTATGAACTCGAGTGGCAATTCATCAAAGTCAAGTAATATTAAGTTTATCTTTATTATTGCATTTGTGAAATAcatttaatgaaatatttaataataaattatgttaagtATCTATTTgctttgtattttttataaatacacaCAATCATTTGACTGACTGTTATATGCaattataaactttatttaaacataattattaaatacattatatctattataaaattatatctgTCTAGATACTGTTACATGTTAATTAACTTATAGTTTAGAACTTTTTATTTGTCTGGTCCTGTCAAATATAGATTAACACTTTTgattaattacaatattactattataaatatccttggaaatACACTATATTAAATTATCTTGTTTCTCTATCGCTATATGGTGGGGACAACATCATCTTATGTCGTGGGACAAAGTTGTACCTACATATACGAAAATAATACGATCATTTTTGTATTTGGCTATCTCATTAGGCCTACCCACCTACCCCTATGAAAAGCGATTTCCGCGTGCTTTATATGAGATACATGTATGTAACactagctgttgcccgcggcttcacccgcgtgaaattcagtttggcacagatcgtcgtaaattatagcctatgtgttattctgggttttaAACAATccgtcaaaatccgttcagtagtttatgcatgaaagagtaacaaacatccagacatccaaactttcgcataatattagtaggattacggGATGAAGTAACGCAAATACCGACTTTGTCACCACCCCATAAATTCTTTCTGGAAGAATCCTTAGCCAAAGAGAAACGTCAATCGTTTTAATTGAAAGAAATGTGCGTATACTTACCGCCGCGCCAAGTGGTCTGTAACGATTTCAAGCGCGCTTCCTTGTGCCGTCATTAGAGAATCGCCCCTCAATAACCGGTCGGTTACTTATCAATAACATAACATTTGGTAGACGTAatttaacataaataataataaaactattacgCGCCAATTGCGTATAAATACGTAACGTGTCCTTATATGACACACAATaataagttcgccttatgtacacagTTCTATGTGCATGtaagtttgaaaataaaatcaataaataaataatacactaTAATATCGTTTTTAAGTAACtgttttatgttattttcttattaatgttattattttagtttatttagtttATGTTAACTTGTTCTAAACTTTACTAGCCAAGCAAGATTTCGATGCTTATTATTGatcataataaaatacctacaagCCGCAttataaaaaatcataaatcagCAGTTTACTTACAGTTCACAATAGTAGGAAAACAAAGTGTTCTAGTACATATAGCACAAGTTTTACTGCATTAAACTCGTATACATTCCTGTAGGCttaataaaatcaatttgtCTTCCGCTCATTCTCAGAGGGAATTAACTAAGGAAGAAAAATGGTATTCCCAATTTTTGTTTGTCTTACATAAGATGAAATTGACATAATCGAATTGCATGCCGTctctttacattattatttagttagaAAACTAATGAACACATTACCTTATTAGCGAAAGCAATTAATCATTCGCCGCGTCTCGCGGGGTGAGTGACACGCCGCCGTATAATTTGCCGCTAGAAGTCACTTGCACTAATTGTTGAGTCGGTTCGTTGCATTTCTTCTGGACGTGTAAGTGATCTTTTTGTTTGAGTTAAATCTGAGGAAACACCGATGTCTGACATCATAAGACGTTCGATGTAGCTCGAGGAAGTTCGtagtaacaatatttttcaaGCCAGTAGATGCACACAGAAATGCCTAATAGCTTTGATATAATCTCCAAACTTTATTACATCGTACGAATACGATCTTCTAAGAAGGAAAAGCGCGTAAGGAATCACACACTGGAGGTAGAATCTGTGACATTTGCATTGAGAATTAAATGAcaattacctacatttacatgATTTAAATTGACATTATCATAGAAgataaatgaaaacaaaaattatCACAGTATCATTCATTTACTCGATTCGTGGTCAACTCCCACACATTCACACGTCAATAACTTACAGATTATGCTATAAGGTACTAAATATTGTCCTGTAACTCCTAACTGCCACTTATTAAAAATTACTGAATaagtatttacaaaaacaataatccAATAAATATTGTTCAAGAGCTAGGCGTGGTGCTAATTGTCGTCGGCGTGGTCGTAACGGTGACTGTAACGTTTTCTGATTCTGCTGCATCTTTGTCGGATCGGGAGTGGAAGTCGTAGGCGGCGTTGCCATGAGGCGTGACCGCGCTTCTATCGTATTCGTCGTGCTCGTGTTGCTCCTGGTAGTACGACGGGTGATTGACGTACACGGGCACCTCGACCGGCACTCGCACCGGCACCTTCACGGGATACGGCACTTTGACCGGATAAGGCACTTTCTTCTCTACCGGATAAGGTTTCGGAATGTACACCGGTACTTTTCTCTCCACCTCCACCTTCTGCGGGACCAAAACTTCGACCGGGTAGGGCACCTTCTTCTCGATTTCGATCGGGTACGGAACTTTCTTCTCGACCGTGTAGGGGATCGGTTGGGGCACCTTGATCGTGAAGGGTTTGGGATAGGGCACTCTGTAGGGCACGTGCTTGACGACTTCGTAGGGTTCCTTGACCCGGACTTGGATGGGGTAGGGGACCTTGGTTTCGATTGGGTAGGGTTGGGGCACGAAGACTTTGACGGGCACGGGGTAGGGCACCTGTTTTTCGACGGGGACGGGCACGGGCACGGGGCGGTCGACGGGCACGCGGACCTCCACCGGGTAGGGCACGCGTTTCTCCACAGGCACGGGCACGGGCTGCGGCACCTTCACTTCCACGTGCTTGAGCACCGGCACCTGCTGCACCACCGGGTAGGGCTTCGGTACGTACTCCTTCTCCACGACCTTGTAGGGCACCGGGTGCGGCACCTTGATCGCGATCGGGACCGGCACCTTCTTCTCCACCGTGACGGCGTACGGCACCGGCTTCTCCACTATCTTTATCTTGTCGACGGGCACCGGCACCTTCTTCTCTATCGCGACCGCGTACGGCTTCGGCACCTCCACTTTGTACGGAACTTTGACCGGTTTTTCAACCGTTTTGATGTATCTgtgatggtggtggtggtggtgatgCTTGATCTTCGTCACGACCCGCGGCTGGTGCACGTGGACGCGGCTCGCTTCCCCGTGGAGGTCCTCATGCACAAAGTGCGGCTGCGCACCTGGCTTCTCGCTGTAACCAGAATAATAAGGGTTCAATTGGCGCTTCTTCTTAAAATATACCATTTTTTTTCTCGACATTTCGGGCGCTTGAGATTGTGAATTTTGCTGGAAATTTTGTTGTAAATTTTGCTGCAAATTTTGTTGTAAATTTTGCACGGGGATCAGTCCAAACGATTGTAAGTAAAGCATTCGTTTAGTCAAGTGAGATTGCTCGGGGCCGGTGACGTCAGATCGTCTACTTATGGGGGTCTGTTTCGGCTTCCTGCCGCGATAGTAGTGTGGCGGGACGATG harbors:
- the LOC135081201 gene encoding UPF0587 protein GA18326 — translated: MVKIALQIKATLECIDKLYTNHPHYQWFLKLRCSYCGETSGKFHDLTEADKVPLKHNRSETHLLIKCKLCSRENSMDIIEGTNGVFTSDDANKFKTIVMFDCRGVEPIDFEPKSGWIAEAENDGKKFEDVDLSEKEWADYDEKNQTSVGVYELEWQFIKVK
- the LOC135081200 gene encoding ataxin-10, which encodes MSRDKSVWFAEEILLDAKLINFQLETGEWDAVEEMLRAEAQLSRDAETGRLRPKKASEYTLRLIAEVLHIMRLDVEQASYNRSTLAVAEQCLRLVRSCAAAGTKMQTYISKELSILDSMLILATEYQHPNVEFLNEELQKKYETCMTVLIQTLGNLVVNNPFNQIMIWNKFDAIILNCLVGQNDKIASAAAMIVYNILLGQPNVLPDDVTLLNSLAYMYNNGNTEYPHLIIEYLIGVENTYIEKLFSKLEPECRMLVLNLAYNILMSTESQDINVSVNFVKFMAHEFKSKSDCILKTVDKYVTAIEPQEVVFLLEIIATASSMDAYMDCLQGDTSLFINCAFLLRAIHKLGKESSNFFSSINKLYAATGKQLINDENLINANMHNEIPLSKNDSADNMLSCNETTSECTESESSEQYFECNDNAPYMERMETINVIDSLQQPFKFADTINKNGKNGSAERDSNVKIDNDLSKVAYKRSSSVPKADDRLQHLPTRRISLEHKIDIGDDTEPPLIIDSMSPSGSMNTIAEVIPVALQPRLELTGASGTDSQESSPNDPPTEIHLIKDELKCEVKASPSEISPPLADTLPETESQKQSPDTPKEVKKSQNLSTDFDLSEQLQKILGISSEKTRGDKDADKKNEPAKEVKISDENLVNKVPSVKIDSPEGIKTRLGAVDMSSPKKTVTQVETVERHVAFGFKAALVRTLANLCWKNQENKKQMRELEVIPVLMDCCNIDARNPLIMQWVIFAVRNLCENCPENQEIISKMTLQGPVDNEVLQEMGLTLHTDSQGNSIKVVPLPRS